A genomic stretch from Candidatus Cloacimonadota bacterium includes:
- the recR gene encoding recombination protein RecR, producing the protein MFEGKLEELKNGFKQLPGIGEKTAERLAFYLISQDKQIGLNLAELIHDSVTSIQKCEQCNMLSEKSPCQFCSDDERDVASLCVVEKSQDVYLIEETGVYNGKYFVLGNLISPLDGIGPAHINFPKLQETIEKNSIKEIILALNPSSAGETTMSFLTSKLQGPQIKITRLATGLPVGGDIEYTSSKTLASAMTHRNEL; encoded by the coding sequence ATGTTTGAAGGAAAATTAGAAGAGCTCAAGAACGGATTCAAGCAACTGCCCGGAATCGGTGAAAAGACAGCAGAACGTCTTGCTTTTTACCTCATCAGCCAGGATAAGCAAATTGGACTCAATCTTGCAGAACTGATTCATGATTCGGTCACTTCGATCCAAAAGTGCGAGCAATGCAATATGCTCTCAGAGAAAAGTCCATGCCAGTTCTGCTCAGATGATGAGCGTGATGTAGCATCACTCTGTGTGGTCGAGAAATCCCAGGATGTCTATCTGATTGAAGAAACGGGAGTTTATAACGGAAAATATTTCGTGCTTGGAAATCTCATCTCCCCTCTGGACGGCATTGGCCCGGCTCATATTAATTTTCCTAAATTACAAGAAACCATAGAAAAAAACAGTATTAAAGAGATAATTCTTGCGTTAAATCCAAGCAGCGCTGGTGAGACAACCATGTCTTTTCTGACATCTAAGCTACAAGGTCCACAAATAAAGATCACCCGTCTTGCAACAGGTTTACCTGTGGGCGGCGATATTGAATATACCAGCTCAAAGACACTTGCCAGTGCAATGACGCATAGAAACGAATTATAA
- the efp gene encoding elongation factor P: MASTADFRNGMVIVFKDALYEIVEFQHVKPGKGGAFVRTKLKNVRTGQVIDNTFRSGEKVDEVRIEKKKMEYLYNDGMHYVVMDPDTYAQIEINEELIGDNKLLLKENTEIALFQTDDEIIYIELPTTVNLEVTECEPGIKGNTVTNVTKSATLETGLEVQVPMFINKGDILKIDTRTGQYLERV, translated from the coding sequence ATGGCATCAACAGCAGATTTTCGCAACGGTATGGTCATCGTGTTTAAAGATGCGTTATATGAAATTGTAGAATTTCAACATGTAAAACCCGGAAAGGGAGGTGCCTTTGTACGAACTAAGTTGAAAAATGTACGAACTGGTCAGGTTATCGATAATACATTCCGCTCAGGAGAGAAGGTTGATGAAGTGCGTATCGAAAAGAAGAAAATGGAATACCTGTATAACGACGGCATGCATTATGTAGTCATGGATCCGGACACGTACGCTCAGATCGAGATCAACGAAGAACTCATCGGAGATAACAAACTGCTTCTCAAGGAAAATACGGAAATAGCACTCTTCCAAACAGATGATGAGATCATCTATATAGAACTTCCCACAACAGTAAATCTTGAAGTAACCGAATGCGAACCGGGTATTAAGGGAAATACGGTCACGAATGTAACTAAAAGCGCAACACTTGAAACCGGTCTTGAAGTTCAGGTTCCCATGTTCATCAACAAAGGGGATATACTGAAGATTGATACGCGGACAGGACAGTACCTCGAAAGAGTATAA
- a CDS encoding GNAT family N-acetyltransferase encodes MDNNIIHKLIIREASQEDVDIILTIWEKADLTYKPKGRDTTENLLAQLKLPQIRIFIGSIHNEDIATIITTHDGRRGWLNRLAVLKKHRNRGIAQQLITYSEQWLASQGIQIYAALIDDPNDPSMNLFKKAGYVRHDDIIYYTKKIHPEV; translated from the coding sequence ATGGATAACAATATCATTCATAAACTTATTATCAGAGAAGCATCTCAAGAGGATGTAGATATAATTCTCACTATTTGGGAAAAGGCTGACCTTACGTACAAACCAAAGGGGCGAGATACAACAGAAAATCTCCTGGCACAATTAAAACTCCCTCAAATCAGAATTTTTATCGGTTCCATACATAATGAAGATATTGCGACAATAATTACTACACATGATGGAAGAAGAGGGTGGTTGAACCGTTTAGCGGTCTTGAAGAAACACAGGAATCGAGGAATAGCACAGCAATTGATAACTTACTCCGAACAATGGCTCGCATCACAGGGAATACAAATCTATGCAGCGCTTATCGATGATCCTAATGATCCCTCGATGAATTTATTTAAAAAAGCCGGTTATGTGCGGCATGATGATATTATTTATTATACAAAGAAAATCCATCCGGAAGTGTGA
- a CDS encoding class I SAM-dependent methyltransferase has product MKPIDSESLYRDGLHYDSQHVEIVDDIPFYIKSAKKYGEPILELACGTGRLTIPLARKGLDVTGIDISKGMLKVAKEKVQREHLTCTLIHADCRYFSLERKFRFIFIPFNSIAHIHDRESFEALCNSVKDHLDKQGRFLIDIFNPKLEILTSDPTKRFVVAEYEDPYSNDKVTITENNVYDKETQINHITWYYKIGKKDEFPVELNMRIYYPQELDDLLYYNGFEIVDKFGDFDGTTFTSDSPKQIIICRKK; this is encoded by the coding sequence ATGAAACCTATCGATTCTGAATCGCTCTACCGCGATGGTCTTCATTATGATTCCCAGCATGTAGAGATCGTTGATGACATCCCTTTTTACATAAAAAGTGCAAAAAAATATGGCGAACCAATTCTTGAACTTGCGTGCGGTACGGGCAGATTAACAATTCCTCTTGCACGAAAAGGATTAGATGTTACCGGCATAGATATTTCAAAGGGAATGCTCAAGGTTGCCAAAGAAAAAGTACAGCGGGAACATCTTACCTGCACCCTGATACATGCAGATTGTCGATACTTCTCTCTTGAAAGAAAATTCAGATTCATTTTCATCCCGTTTAACTCGATTGCGCATATCCATGATCGGGAAAGTTTTGAAGCACTCTGTAATTCAGTAAAAGATCATCTCGATAAGCAGGGACGTTTCCTCATCGATATCTTTAATCCGAAACTGGAAATTCTGACGAGTGATCCAACAAAAAGATTTGTTGTTGCAGAATACGAAGATCCATATAGCAATGATAAAGTCACGATCACAGAAAATAATGTGTACGATAAAGAAACGCAGATCAATCATATAACATGGTATTACAAGATCGGGAAGAAAGATGAATTTCCTGTCGAACTCAATATGCGTATATACTACCCGCAGGAACTGGATGATTTGCTGTATTACAACGGTTTCGAAATCGTTGATAAATTCGGAGATTTCGATGGAACAACTTTTACCTCTGATTCCCCAAAACAGATAATTATTTGCAGAAAAAAATAA
- the rdgB gene encoding RdgB/HAM1 family non-canonical purine NTP pyrophosphatase, giving the protein MKIVLATHNKDKIKEIKALLYDLPIDILTYKDFDVFPDVVENQDTLVGNAEKKAREIFEITGIPAMADDTGLFVDALSGAPGVYSSRYAGEDVTYADNRHLLLQNMRDITLENRDAEFKTVIVLVMNKNNKYIVEGSCPGYIGFEEKGDMGFGYDPIFYLKDSGKTFAELSIDEKNIISHRGRALKKIKEILKEIVQKIHDNEENYG; this is encoded by the coding sequence ATGAAAATCGTCCTTGCAACGCATAACAAAGATAAGATAAAAGAGATCAAAGCACTGTTATATGATCTTCCAATTGACATTTTAACATATAAGGATTTCGATGTATTTCCTGATGTTGTCGAGAATCAAGATACGCTTGTAGGAAATGCAGAAAAAAAAGCACGTGAGATCTTTGAGATAACCGGTATTCCGGCAATGGCAGATGATACCGGTCTTTTTGTTGATGCACTGAGCGGAGCCCCTGGAGTATATAGCTCTCGCTATGCAGGTGAAGATGTAACCTATGCTGATAACAGGCATCTGCTCCTGCAAAACATGAGAGATATCACTCTCGAAAATCGAGATGCTGAGTTCAAAACAGTAATCGTACTCGTTATGAATAAAAATAATAAATATATCGTCGAGGGAAGCTGTCCAGGTTATATCGGATTTGAGGAAAAAGGTGATATGGGATTCGGTTATGATCCGATTTTTTATCTTAAAGATTCTGGTAAAACCTTTGCAGAATTATCCATTGATGAGAAAAATATCATCAGTCATCGTGGACGTGCATTGAAAAAGATTAAAGAAATTTTGAAAGAGATTGTTCAAAAAATACATGATAATGAGGAAAACTATGGATAA
- a CDS encoding glutamine synthetase, which yields MDKKDVLKKVQEEKVKYILLQFSDIYGVVKSITIPVNHLESSLDHGTWFDGSSIEGFARIAESDMYLMPDPNTYAFIPWLTSEYGNTARLICDVYGPDGTPFEGDPRFILKKVLAETEKLGYFFNTGPELEFFLLKKDGGIQALPHDTAGYFDMTMDQAYEIRREMTSVLQSIGINVEATHHEVGIGQHEIDFRYDHALKTADNATTIRFALKAIAQKYNLLATFMPKPLAGVNGNGMHVHQSLFNAEGQNVFYDERNRYHLSETAYNYLAGQLKHIKGMTAILNPIVNSYKRLVAGYEAPVYISWARTNRSSLIRIPRYQEGRSQSTRLELRSPDPSCNIYLAFAVMLKAGLDGLAGKLQPSKPVEEDVYNFSDAKLEELKIDTLPGSLLQALYELKKDPLVKETLGDHTFERYLEAKFKEWDEFRIQVTEWELKRYLELY from the coding sequence ATGGATAAAAAAGATGTGCTCAAGAAAGTACAAGAGGAGAAAGTAAAATATATTCTTCTCCAGTTTTCAGATATATATGGTGTGGTAAAGAGTATCACAATCCCGGTGAATCATCTCGAATCATCCCTCGATCATGGCACATGGTTCGACGGCTCGTCTATCGAAGGATTTGCCAGGATTGCAGAGAGCGATATGTACCTTATGCCTGATCCGAATACCTATGCATTTATCCCATGGCTTACTTCAGAATACGGTAATACTGCACGTCTGATCTGTGATGTATATGGACCGGACGGAACACCATTTGAGGGTGATCCCCGTTTTATTCTGAAAAAAGTATTAGCTGAAACTGAAAAATTGGGATATTTCTTTAATACAGGTCCTGAGCTTGAGTTTTTTCTTCTAAAAAAAGATGGTGGAATACAGGCATTACCTCATGATACTGCTGGTTATTTTGATATGACCATGGACCAGGCATACGAGATCAGGCGGGAAATGACATCGGTGTTGCAAAGTATCGGTATCAATGTTGAAGCTACGCACCATGAAGTGGGGATCGGACAGCACGAGATCGACTTCCGTTATGATCATGCTCTCAAAACCGCAGATAATGCTACTACGATACGATTTGCCCTCAAAGCTATTGCACAAAAATACAATCTTCTTGCAACCTTTATGCCCAAACCTCTTGCCGGCGTTAATGGTAACGGTATGCATGTTCATCAAAGTCTTTTCAATGCCGAGGGTCAAAATGTATTTTATGATGAGAGGAACAGATATCACCTTTCGGAGACTGCCTACAATTATCTTGCAGGACAACTGAAACACATCAAAGGAATGACTGCGATCCTCAATCCGATCGTCAACTCATATAAACGCCTCGTTGCAGGATATGAAGCACCCGTGTACATTAGCTGGGCAAGAACGAACAGGTCATCTTTGATCAGGATTCCTCGATACCAGGAAGGAAGAAGTCAATCAACACGTCTCGAACTGCGAAGTCCTGATCCAAGCTGCAATATCTATCTTGCATTTGCAGTCATGCTGAAAGCAGGTCTCGATGGATTAGCCGGAAAACTCCAACCTTCAAAACCGGTTGAAGAAGATGTGTATAATTTCAGCGATGCGAAACTTGAAGAATTGAAGATCGATACACTTCCGGGCTCCTTACTGCAGGCATTATACGAACTGAAAAAAGATCCATTGGTTAAAGAGACACTTGGAGATCATACCTTTGAACGATATCTCGAAGCAAAATTCAAAGAATGGGACGAGTTCCGAATTCAGGTTACGGAATGGGAGCTTAAAAGGTATTTAGAGCTGTATTGA
- a CDS encoding NUDIX hydrolase: protein MQYTKKPRYCLSCGRELTEKIDENNRIRLTCPFCEWTYYANPIPASACVVLNDMNELLIVKRKNEPEPGAWALPSGYIEIDETAKECAVHELKEETGLSGDAVEFLGYFFEISSIYQRVITFGFLMNITGGSLTPGDDALDARFCSIDELPEIPFSSHNKLIALIKKKITEQ, encoded by the coding sequence GTGCAGTACACAAAAAAACCACGATACTGCCTGTCATGTGGTAGGGAATTGACAGAGAAGATAGACGAGAACAATCGAATTCGTCTGACATGCCCGTTCTGCGAATGGACCTACTATGCCAATCCCATTCCTGCTTCTGCCTGTGTCGTACTCAATGATATGAATGAGCTCCTGATCGTAAAAAGAAAAAATGAACCAGAACCCGGAGCGTGGGCGTTGCCAAGCGGATATATCGAGATCGACGAGACAGCTAAAGAATGTGCAGTTCATGAACTCAAAGAGGAGACTGGATTATCAGGAGATGCTGTGGAATTCCTGGGTTACTTTTTTGAGATTTCATCGATCTATCAGCGAGTGATAACATTTGGTTTTTTGATGAATATTACAGGTGGTTCACTCACTCCAGGTGATGATGCTCTGGATGCACGGTTCTGTTCAATAGATGAGCTTCCAGAAATTCCTTTTTCATCACATAATAAATTGATCGCATTGATTAAGAAAAAAATTACAGAACAATGA